In Candidatus Eisenbacteria bacterium, a single window of DNA contains:
- a CDS encoding OPT family oligopeptide transporter → MSSAESTAPVDILPVKPADAREFTLRSVLVAIVVAAVIGGSYPYVVLKLGFGPNISVVSAFFGYLALGILARNFHRWENNIVQTAGTSAGQTAFLCTLMAAFDLLRMDPAAGFTYVLQPHQAFLWLTCSGVLGVLLSVPMRKHFVVDEKLTFADGVAAAETLVVLDGKGGESRGAARSMAIGSVLSGFLMTIREDARLLGQVWYRLPEMLPIGGLGAKMNVGMSWSLLSIGSGLLVGMRINTSMVIGMTIAWVIAPPILVDQGFVANLVRREVQLWILWPAVGCLVAGGLTTLALRWKVLVKSFRGLTAATVGGEFPLRWVIWGSIASAVALALVQRFSLGMPFGLTAIAIVLSIPLMLVGIRVLGETNWGPISALTNMMQGIFGAVAPGSMLHNLTASGVTGSVASQSEGLMQDYKTGHLIGSTPRFLTYAQLIAVPVGAAAVAFVYPLLRDTYGIGGDNGLQSPISQRFAGLARILSAGVHALPPGAAVALLVGVTIGVLLTFLENDPGRRRWTPSPTGIGIGMLVPGSAVFTMFVGGLLGELWRMTSRQSYERHVTPLASGFIAGEAIIAVLIPILVVMGLVHLH, encoded by the coding sequence ATGAGCTCAGCCGAAAGCACCGCACCCGTCGACATCCTCCCTGTGAAGCCAGCCGACGCACGGGAGTTCACGCTGCGCTCGGTGCTGGTGGCCATCGTGGTGGCCGCCGTCATCGGCGGATCGTATCCCTACGTGGTGCTCAAGCTCGGCTTCGGGCCGAACATCTCGGTGGTCTCGGCCTTCTTCGGCTATCTCGCTCTCGGGATCCTGGCGCGCAACTTCCATCGGTGGGAGAACAACATCGTCCAGACCGCGGGAACCTCGGCGGGGCAAACCGCTTTCCTCTGCACGCTGATGGCGGCCTTCGACCTGCTGCGCATGGACCCGGCGGCTGGCTTCACCTACGTGCTCCAGCCACATCAGGCATTCCTGTGGCTTACGTGCTCCGGGGTCCTCGGCGTCCTGCTGAGCGTGCCCATGCGCAAGCACTTCGTCGTCGACGAGAAGCTCACCTTCGCCGACGGCGTGGCGGCGGCGGAGACGCTGGTGGTGCTCGACGGCAAGGGCGGCGAGTCCCGCGGCGCCGCGCGGTCGATGGCGATCGGATCGGTGCTCTCCGGGTTCCTAATGACGATCCGCGAGGACGCCCGGCTGCTCGGTCAGGTGTGGTACCGCCTGCCGGAGATGCTGCCGATCGGCGGTCTGGGCGCGAAGATGAACGTGGGCATGAGCTGGAGCTTGCTCTCGATCGGATCGGGGCTGCTCGTCGGCATGCGCATCAACACCAGCATGGTGATCGGTATGACGATCGCGTGGGTGATCGCCCCTCCGATCCTGGTGGACCAGGGCTTCGTGGCGAACCTGGTGCGCCGCGAAGTGCAGCTTTGGATCCTGTGGCCCGCCGTCGGCTGTCTGGTGGCCGGGGGCCTCACGACCCTGGCACTGCGCTGGAAAGTGCTGGTGAAGTCTTTCCGTGGCCTCACTGCGGCGACGGTCGGCGGCGAGTTCCCGTTGCGCTGGGTGATCTGGGGCTCGATCGCCAGCGCGGTCGCGCTCGCGCTGGTGCAGCGCTTCAGTCTTGGGATGCCCTTCGGCCTCACCGCGATCGCGATCGTGCTATCGATCCCGCTCATGCTGGTCGGCATCCGCGTGCTCGGGGAAACCAACTGGGGACCGATCAGCGCGCTCACCAACATGATGCAGGGCATCTTCGGCGCGGTCGCGCCCGGCTCCATGCTCCACAACCTCACCGCGAGCGGCGTGACCGGCTCGGTGGCTTCGCAGTCGGAAGGCCTGATGCAGGACTACAAGACCGGCCACCTGATCGGCAGCACGCCCCGCTTCCTCACTTATGCCCAGCTCATCGCCGTGCCGGTCGGCGCTGCCGCCGTCGCTTTCGTCTACCCGCTCCTGCGCGACACTTACGGGATCGGAGGAGACAACGGACTCCAATCGCCCATCTCGCAGCGCTTCGCCGGGCTTGCGCGCATTCTCTCGGCCGGTGTCCATGCGCTTCCTCCCGGAGCGGCGGTGGCGCTCCTCGTCGGCGTGACCATCGGGGTGCTACTGACGTTCCTGGAGAACGACCCTGGCCGCCGACGCTGGACGCCTTCACCCACCGGTATCGGCATTGGGATGCTGGTTCCCGGGAGCGCGGTGTTCACGATGTTCGTCGGGGGTCTCCTCGGCGAGCTGTGGCGGATGACCTCGCGGCAGTCTTACGAGCGGCACGTCACGCCCCTGGCCTCGGGATTCATCGCCGGAGAAGCGATCATCGCCGTGCTGATTCCGATTCTTGTGGTCATGGGACTGGTTCATTTGCACTGA
- a CDS encoding alpha/beta hydrolase, whose translation MADYADVNGMRMYYAVRGKGPVLVLLHSGLGNGLQFIRQIPAFEKQYRLVIPDMRAQGRTPDREGPISYHAMAEDVIALMNRLGVQRFDVMGWSDGGNCGIDLAIHHRDRVKHLVTFGANASPDGVRPQDRAWLDTVTVASLGNDVRAGWMALAPDPRQYDEAMGKLLHMWRTEPRFTAKELGSIKAKALICAGENDIVRRDHTESLARSIPKAELWIIPGASHGAIQEKPDDVNAKVLQFLAR comes from the coding sequence ATGGCGGACTACGCGGACGTGAACGGGATGCGCATGTACTACGCGGTGCGTGGCAAGGGGCCGGTCCTGGTGCTGCTGCACAGCGGGCTGGGCAATGGGCTCCAGTTCATCCGTCAGATCCCCGCCTTCGAGAAGCAGTATCGATTGGTCATTCCCGACATGCGCGCCCAGGGCCGGACTCCCGATCGCGAAGGTCCGATCAGCTATCACGCGATGGCCGAGGACGTGATCGCGCTCATGAACCGGCTCGGCGTCCAGCGCTTCGATGTCATGGGATGGAGCGATGGAGGGAACTGCGGGATCGATCTCGCGATCCATCATCGCGATCGCGTGAAGCATCTGGTGACGTTCGGAGCGAACGCGTCTCCGGACGGCGTGCGCCCTCAGGACCGCGCCTGGCTGGACACGGTGACGGTCGCTTCGCTGGGAAACGATGTCCGAGCCGGATGGATGGCGCTCGCGCCCGATCCGCGCCAGTACGACGAGGCCATGGGCAAGCTGCTCCACATGTGGAGAACCGAGCCACGTTTCACCGCGAAGGAGCTGGGCTCGATCAAGGCGAAGGCCCTGATCTGCGCCGGCGAGAACGACATCGTCCGCCGCGACCACACGGAGTCGCTGGCGCGCTCGATTCCCAAAGCCGAGCTGTGGATCATTCCCGGAGCGTCGCACGGCGCCATCCAGGAGAAACCCGACGACGTGAACGCCAAGGTGCTCCAGTTCCTGGCGCGATGA
- a CDS encoding DEAD/DEAH box helicase: protein MPFSRLGLPPAIVKGVRAAGYTDPTPIQLKAIPIVLAGHDLIGAAQTGTGKTAAFVLPILTHLMKGNPALRALVLVPTRELAAQVETNARDYARFTAVRAGVVFGGVPIGPQERMLRHEGVDLLVATPGRLLDLHGRQSVSLEDIEVLVLDEADRMVDMGFAPDLRRILKLLPTRRQTLMFSATMPPELNRVATEALHHPQRVDLAPPSRPAAGITQAIYPVSRHLKTELLDQVLLGEGVSSAIVFTRTKRGADRLTRSLQRRGHSVAALHGDRSQSQREKALADLKRGRVQVLVATDIASRGIDVDDISHVINFDVPHTPEDYVHRIGRTGRVQAVGDAFTLMSPEEKKDVAAIERFLGRSIPRVMVPDFDYHQTPQREGGRPEPRRHRERPHRQGKDGDRRGHAQPSGNGARRRERPRDDRPRPKPAGSPTPSTARESAESHGRRRRRETSRDRRRKRL from the coding sequence ATGCCATTCAGCAGGCTGGGCCTGCCTCCCGCGATCGTCAAAGGCGTGCGGGCCGCCGGCTACACCGACCCCACTCCGATCCAGCTCAAGGCGATTCCCATCGTCCTCGCCGGCCACGACCTGATCGGCGCCGCGCAGACCGGGACCGGCAAGACCGCCGCCTTCGTGCTGCCGATTCTCACCCACCTCATGAAGGGCAATCCCGCGTTGCGCGCGCTGGTGCTGGTGCCAACGCGGGAGCTGGCCGCGCAGGTCGAGACCAACGCGCGCGACTACGCGCGCTTCACTGCCGTGCGTGCCGGAGTGGTGTTCGGCGGCGTGCCGATCGGTCCGCAGGAACGCATGCTGCGGCACGAGGGCGTCGATCTGCTCGTGGCGACCCCCGGCCGGCTGTTGGACCTGCACGGCCGGCAGAGTGTGAGCCTCGAGGACATCGAGGTGCTGGTTCTCGACGAGGCCGATCGCATGGTGGACATGGGCTTCGCTCCTGATTTGCGGCGCATCCTCAAGCTCCTGCCCACGCGGCGCCAGACCTTGATGTTTTCCGCCACCATGCCGCCCGAGCTGAACCGGGTGGCCACCGAGGCCCTGCATCATCCCCAGCGCGTCGATCTGGCCCCACCTTCGCGGCCCGCGGCAGGAATCACGCAGGCCATCTATCCGGTGTCCCGCCATCTGAAGACCGAGCTGCTCGACCAGGTCCTGCTGGGCGAAGGAGTCTCGAGCGCGATCGTCTTCACGCGCACCAAGCGCGGCGCTGATCGTCTCACCCGCTCGCTCCAGCGCCGTGGCCACAGCGTGGCAGCCCTGCACGGTGATCGCAGCCAGAGTCAGCGGGAGAAAGCGCTCGCCGACCTGAAACGTGGTCGCGTGCAGGTTCTGGTGGCCACCGACATCGCCTCGCGCGGGATCGACGTGGACGACATCTCACACGTGATCAACTTCGACGTGCCTCACACTCCCGAGGACTACGTGCATCGCATCGGACGCACGGGCCGTGTGCAGGCCGTGGGGGATGCGTTCACGCTGATGAGCCCCGAGGAGAAGAAGGACGTCGCCGCGATCGAGCGCTTCCTGGGCCGTTCCATCCCACGCGTGATGGTGCCCGACTTCGACTACCACCAGACGCCTCAGCGCGAGGGAGGACGGCCGGAGCCCCGCCGGCACCGAGAACGACCCCACAGGCAGGGGAAGGATGGGGATCGGCGCGGGCACGCACAGCCGAGCGGAAACGGCGCACGCCGACGGGAACGCCCACGAGACGATCGTCCTCGACCAAAGCCTGCGGGCTCGCCTACGCCAAGCACGGCTCGAGAGTCGGCGGAGAGCCACGGCCGGCGCCGGCGACGAGAGACGTCCAGGGATCGGCGTCGCAAACGGCTTTAG